From the Fibrobacter sp. UBA4297 genome, one window contains:
- a CDS encoding NAD(P)H-binding protein — protein sequence MKVALLGSTGLVGKNVARLLAQLDEVDCVFCPVRSVPDLNALGIFNGSSKFNFEAVDFDALLSAKPEEQWASSVCKNFTGCDAVICCLGTTLKQAGSKPAQEKVDLRLPLTLAALAKHQGVKHFLCISAMGANSHSPFFYNRLKGQLEEGLTMMGFESLTLVRPSLLLGKHKDKRFGEELMQKLFGAHPEWVPAHFRPVRAETVAAHLVANLLKPPVDHVCATDGVKGKRIVYNRQLREL from the coding sequence ATGAAGGTCGCACTCCTCGGTTCTACGGGCCTTGTCGGCAAGAATGTCGCCCGGCTGCTCGCTCAGTTGGACGAGGTTGATTGCGTTTTTTGCCCGGTGCGTTCGGTCCCAGACTTGAATGCGCTGGGCATTTTTAATGGCTCCTCGAAGTTCAATTTTGAGGCGGTGGATTTTGATGCCTTGCTTAGCGCAAAACCCGAAGAACAATGGGCGTCTAGTGTTTGCAAAAACTTTACCGGTTGCGATGCCGTGATTTGCTGCTTGGGAACGACGCTCAAGCAGGCGGGGAGTAAGCCTGCCCAGGAAAAGGTCGATTTGCGTTTGCCGCTTACGCTTGCTGCACTTGCGAAGCATCAGGGCGTCAAGCATTTTCTGTGCATCAGTGCCATGGGCGCAAATTCACACTCGCCGTTCTTCTACAACCGCTTGAAAGGTCAACTTGAAGAAGGCCTCACGATGATGGGTTTTGAATCGCTTACGCTCGTGCGTCCGTCACTGCTCTTGGGCAAGCACAAGGACAAGCGCTTTGGCGAAGAGCTGATGCAAAAGCTTTTCGGGGCGCATCCGGAATGGGTGCCGGCGCATTTTCGTCCGGTGCGTGCAGAAACCGTTGCCGCTCATCTCGTGGCGAACTTGCTCAAGCCTCCTGTGGACCACGTTTGCGCAACCGATGGCGTAAAAGGCAAGCGCATCGTCTATAACCGCCAACTCCGTGAACTGTAA
- the putP gene encoding sodium/proline symporter PutP produces MTLVVFILYLLMMLGIGAYFSRKANSLNAYYLGNRGMNKWVVAMSAQASDMSGWMLMGLPGAVFVSGFSEAWIGIGLVIGTYFNWKIVGRRLRKYSHFCGDSITLPDFFSNRFRDNKGIIRVIASIFILVFFLFYTVSGFVACAKLFGTIFGMNYTTGLILGAVVVVSYTFMGGFFAVCWTDFIQASMMLIAVLVIPLMIMSGSGGFASTMDAVNAQNPYLMSLFTNATTGKSIGLIALISSLSWGLGYFGMPHILVRFMSIKNAEEIKDSRRIAMTWVIICLAAVVMIALLGRYYVTAHGITVDDPERIFMILCQALCHPAIAAILMAAILAAIMSTADSQLLVSASAFSNDLYKHLFRKNASNKEVMWVSRGVVVVITLIAVIVAMQGAPSADGVKHGKSFLDVVMSLVSFAWGGFGATFGPIMLLALFWKRTTLAGAVSGMLVGGLTTFIWKFYLSGFSAEIFQIYELVPGFILSFVTIVVVSLLTKEPSAEIQLEFDRVESTRLSDIKL; encoded by the coding sequence ATGACGTTAGTCGTCTTTATTCTTTACTTGCTGATGATGCTTGGCATCGGAGCGTATTTCTCTCGCAAGGCGAACAGCCTGAACGCCTATTACCTCGGCAACCGCGGTATGAACAAGTGGGTGGTCGCCATGTCCGCCCAGGCGTCTGACATGAGCGGCTGGATGCTGATGGGCCTCCCGGGCGCCGTGTTCGTGAGCGGTTTTTCCGAAGCTTGGATTGGTATCGGTCTTGTTATCGGTACGTACTTCAACTGGAAAATCGTCGGTCGCAGGCTCCGCAAGTACAGCCATTTCTGCGGTGACTCCATTACTCTCCCGGACTTTTTCTCGAACCGTTTCCGCGACAATAAGGGTATCATCCGCGTGATAGCCTCGATTTTCATTCTCGTGTTTTTCCTGTTCTACACGGTTTCGGGCTTTGTCGCCTGCGCTAAGTTGTTCGGAACCATCTTTGGTATGAACTACACGACGGGGCTTATCCTTGGTGCGGTCGTGGTGGTGAGTTACACGTTTATGGGTGGCTTCTTTGCCGTGTGCTGGACAGACTTTATCCAGGCTTCGATGATGCTTATCGCAGTCCTCGTGATTCCGCTGATGATCATGAGCGGCTCGGGCGGTTTTGCCTCGACGATGGATGCGGTGAATGCCCAGAATCCGTACTTGATGAGCCTTTTCACGAACGCAACGACGGGCAAGTCCATTGGCCTTATCGCGCTGATTTCTAGCCTCTCTTGGGGCCTTGGCTACTTTGGCATGCCGCACATCCTCGTGCGCTTCATGTCCATCAAGAACGCCGAAGAAATCAAGGATTCCCGCCGTATCGCCATGACTTGGGTGATTATCTGCCTTGCCGCAGTCGTGATGATCGCTCTCCTCGGTCGCTATTACGTGACGGCTCACGGTATCACCGTTGATGACCCGGAACGCATTTTCATGATTCTCTGCCAGGCTCTTTGCCACCCGGCGATTGCTGCCATCCTTATGGCCGCCATTCTCGCCGCTATCATGAGTACCGCAGACTCCCAACTCCTCGTGTCTGCATCTGCATTCAGTAACGACCTTTACAAGCACTTGTTCCGCAAGAACGCAAGCAACAAGGAAGTGATGTGGGTGAGCCGTGGCGTGGTCGTGGTGATTACGCTTATCGCTGTGATTGTCGCAATGCAGGGCGCTCCGAGTGCCGACGGCGTGAAGCACGGCAAGAGCTTCCTTGATGTGGTGATGAGCCTCGTGAGCTTTGCCTGGGGCGGTTTCGGCGCAACGTTTGGCCCGATTATGTTGCTTGCCCTCTTCTGGAAACGCACGACTCTTGCAGGCGCTGTCAGCGGTATGCTCGTGGGTGGCCTTACGACGTTTATCTGGAAATTCTACCTCTCCGGTTTTTCTGCCGAAATCTTCCAGATTTACGAACTCGTGCCGGGCTTTATCCTCTCCTTCGTGACGATTGTCGTCGTGAGCCTTTTGACCAAGGAACCCTCTGCCGAAATCCAGCTGGAATTTGACCGCGTGGAAAGCACGAGACTTTCTGACATTAAACTATAA